In one Solanum dulcamara chromosome 1, daSolDulc1.2, whole genome shotgun sequence genomic region, the following are encoded:
- the LOC129902033 gene encoding uncharacterized protein LOC129902033 isoform X1, translating to MPDYSMDFSKIRENRKQNKSRASLGNEEELISTTHSKSNTVHSSQSDDLQFHQNHPSTLRDQLRDHQAEMLEQLLESGEIQSGKGLNQERGLQRPSDTHWGSHFKTLDNFAILFSSITHVLDAIKCGGSKLSDRLQAGAFLDMINEFEFVFLLHLMLKILVMPNELSAALQRKEQDIVNAWYFLTSLNKDCNS from the exons ATGCCAGACTACTCAATGGATTTCTCAAAGATAAGAGAGAATAGGAAACAGAACAAATCAAGAGCCAGTCTTGGAAATGAGGAAGAACTTATTTCCACAACCCATAGCAAGTCAAATACAGTTCACTCATCACAAAGCGATGATCTCCAATTCCATCAAAACCACCCATCAACT CTTAGAGATCAACTTCGGGACCATCAAGCAGAAATGTTGGAGCAATTACTAGAAAGCGGTGAGATTCAAAGTGGAAAAGGTTTAAATCAAGAACGAGGGCTTCAAAGGCCAAGTGACACTCATTGGGGATCTCATTTTAAAACATTGGATAACTTTgctattttattttcatctataaCTCATGTGCTGGATGCAATTAAATGTGGAGGTTCTAAACTAAGTGATAGATTGCAAGCAGGAGCTTTTTTGGATATGAtcaatgaatttgaatttgttttctTACTTCACTTGATGTTGAAAATATTGGTGATGCCAAATGAGTTGAGTGCCGCATTACAGAGGAAGGAGCAAGATATTGTCAATGCATGGTATTTCTTGACATCACTAAATAAAGATTGCAATTCTTGA
- the LOC129902033 gene encoding uncharacterized protein LOC129902033 isoform X3 produces MDDRKDKTAPWLSVPQFGDWDQKGVMPDYSMDFSKIRENRKQNKSRASLGNEEELISTTHSKSNTVHSSQSDDLQFHQNHPSTTRRSIFSYFNCCVKA; encoded by the exons ATGGATGATCGCAAGGAC AAAACTGCACCATGGCTATCAGTGCCACAATTTGGAGACTGGGACCAAAAAGGTGTGATGCCAGACTACTCAATGGATTTCTCAAAGATAAGAGAGAATAGGAAACAGAACAAATCAAGAGCCAGTCTTGGAAATGAGGAAGAACTTATTTCCACAACCCATAGCAAGTCAAATACAGTTCACTCATCACAAAGCGATGATCTCCAATTCCATCAAAACCACCCATCAACT ACAAGAAGAAGTATCTTCAGCTACTTCAACTGCTGTGTGAAAGCTTGA
- the LOC129902033 gene encoding uncharacterized protein LOC129902033 isoform X2 — protein MMTEVSSFCDKHEISVPKMEEFYILGKSKRRPSSVTYSHHLRVELFYAIIDLQLQELNNLFDVVSGNLLLGMASLNPAPAFANFDKEKIMTLAKRYPDEFGELKLRDLSYQLDTFIIHMRRGDPTFSDLKGIGDLAEALVNANLVET, from the coding sequence ATGATGACTGAAGTTTCTTCATTTTGTGATAAACATGAAATTTCGGTACCTAAGATGGAGGAATTTTATATTCTTGGAAAGTCAAAACGTAGGCCTTCTAGTGTTACTTATTCGCACCACTTGCGTGTTGAGCTCTTCTATGCTATAATTGACCTGCAACTTCAAGAGCTTAATAATCTTTTTGATGTTGTGAGTGGTAACTTGCTTCTTGGTATGGCAAGCCTGAATCCGGCTCCTGCTTTTGCTAATTTTGataaggaaaaaataatgaCTTTGGCCAAGCGTTATCCAGATGAGTTTGGTGAACTAAAGCTTCGAGATCTTAGTTATCAACTTGATACTTTCATAATACACATGCGGCGTGGTGATCCTACATTCTCTGATTTGAAAGGAATTGGTGATTTGGCAGAAGCATTGGTTAATGCAAATCTTGTGGAGACTTAA
- the LOC129902071 gene encoding developmentally-regulated G-protein 3: MATVMQKIKDIEDEMAKTQKNKATAHHLGLLKAKLAKLRRELLTPTSKGGGGAGEGFDVTKSGDARVGLVGFPSVGKSTLLNKLTGTFSEVASYEFTTLTCIPGVIMYRGAKIQLLDLPGIIEGAKDGKGRGRQVISTARTCNCILIVLDAIKPITHKRLIEKELEGFGIRLNKEPPNMTFRKKEKGGINLTSTVTNTHLDLDTVKAICSEYRIHNADVHLRYDATADDLIDVIEGSRVYTPCIYVVNKIDQITMEELEILDKLPHYCPISAHLEWNLDGLLEKIWEYLSLTRIYTKPKGMNPDYEDPVILSSKRRTVEDFCDRIHKDMVKQFKYALVWGSSAKHKPQRVGKEHELEDEDVVQIIKKV; this comes from the exons GCAAAACTAGCAAAACTCCGAAGGGAGCTTCTTACACCTACGTCAAAAGGTGGCGGTGGAGCTGGAGAAGGTTTTGATGTTACAAAAAGTGGTGATGCAAGAGTTGGTTTAGTGGGCTTTCCTTCAGTTGGAAAATCGACACTCTTGAACAAACTGACAGGAACTTTTTCTGAG GTTGCTTCATACGAATTTACCACTTTAACTTGCATTCCTGGTGTCATCATGTATCGAGGAGCTAAAATTCAG TTGTTGGACCTTCCAGGAATTATTGAGGGTGCTAAGGATGGAAAAGGTAGAGGAAGGCAG GTTATCAGTACTGCCAGAACATGCAATTGTATACTTATTGTCCTCGATGCAATAAAACCAATCACTCACAAACGTCTCATAGAGAAGGAGCTCGAGGGATTTGGCATTAG GTTGAACAAGGAACCACCTAATATGACATTCAGAAAGAAAGAGAAGGGTGGGATTAATTTGACGTCAACAGTGACCAATACCCATTTGGACCTCGACACTGTGAAGGCGATATGCAGCGAATACAGAATACATAATGCTGATGTTCATCTTAGGTATGATGCAACTGCTGATGACCTTATTGATGTCATTGAAGGCAGTAGAGTATACACGCCTTGCATCTATGTTGTGAACAAAATTGATCAAATCACAATGGAAGAGCTGGAGATTCTGGATAAACTTCCTCACTATTGTCCAATCAG TGCTCATTTGGAATGGAATCTTGATGGCCTGCTGGAGAAGATTTGGGAATATCTTAGTCTAACCCGCATATACACAAAGCCGAAGGGAATGAATCCAGACTATGAGGATCCAGTTATTTTATCATCAAAGAGGAGGACAGTGGAGGACTTCTGTGACAGAATCCACAAGGATATGGTTAAACAATTCAAATA TGCCCTGGTTTGGGGTTCAAGTGCGAAACACAAACCTCAGAGGGTGGGCAAG GAACATGAACTAGAAGATGAAGATGTCGTCCAAATCATCAAGAAGGTGTGA